The [Eubacterium] siraeum genome contains a region encoding:
- a CDS encoding ComEC/Rec2 family competence protein, with protein sequence MRRKLAAVGGSYLIGLIFASIFFDFAIFLICGVILLIAVAIITAILTRKYDISVALLCCAAGITVFSCVSLSMAKAAEPLLDGTYDITATVAQKQVIGNDSAVFSLYTYTSDGKVGVIMYTDDIDAKKGDMLHFKARFEKLTNTAYYGTADRYRSDGIILSAIPYGDISVTKGDYPLSFIDDYREYLIGRIDDSFPDDSGALMKGIFFGDKRSFSDDLYSDIKLSGVSHLTAVSGMHLTLIMTVLSALLTATRLGYSYRVRFVITAVLTVGFMAFFGFTASVLRSGIMIITANTGALFYRRSDCLNSVGLAVLLITLFDPLSCLDAGLILSAVTTVGAGAVGVSASAWLKDKLPFLNGRLCDTLCVSLCAALAGIPLSAIYFGTFSLAGIIVSVITVPLFTLCLSAMLIFALTGGAVIPLAAIAHFCCDIMRIVFSAFAAVPFLHFSCEPFTVIITIAVISAVAAVCYLLLKKKYAVPILIVSLLCFTAVNTVLPQIPDDSIRILMHSDGANGSVVILSRDYSAAVLIGNDKKELSTIKNVLLGNNKTNADTLIFCNNQNPGNELVKAAHAISENVSECDGGNDINGGLFSVRCRNDALLLSAYNTKINISSAGKAQTDMINILWDKSRYISAGTPCFLINRYQKASNGISLYFTECELCINEDGITARCNYR encoded by the coding sequence GTGAGGCGGAAATTAGCGGCTGTTGGAGGTTCATATCTGATAGGACTGATTTTCGCCTCAATTTTCTTTGATTTTGCAATTTTTCTCATTTGTGGAGTAATATTGCTTATAGCTGTTGCAATAATAACAGCGATTTTAACAAGAAAATATGACATATCCGTAGCACTGCTCTGCTGTGCCGCAGGAATAACCGTATTCAGCTGTGTATCCTTGTCTATGGCAAAAGCGGCTGAACCGTTATTGGACGGAACCTACGACATAACCGCAACTGTGGCACAAAAACAAGTAATTGGTAATGATTCAGCCGTTTTCAGCCTTTATACCTATACATCAGACGGCAAGGTCGGCGTGATTATGTATACCGATGACATTGATGCAAAAAAGGGCGATATGTTACATTTCAAAGCCCGGTTTGAAAAGCTGACAAATACGGCATATTACGGCACTGCCGACCGATACAGGAGCGACGGTATAATTTTATCCGCCATACCTTACGGCGACATTTCCGTAACAAAGGGAGATTACCCGTTATCGTTCATTGATGATTACCGTGAATATCTGATAGGGCGTATTGACGATAGCTTTCCCGATGACAGCGGTGCGCTGATGAAAGGTATATTCTTCGGTGACAAACGTTCTTTTTCCGATGACCTTTACAGCGATATAAAGCTGTCGGGAGTATCGCATCTTACCGCTGTGTCAGGTATGCACCTGACGCTTATTATGACCGTACTGTCGGCTTTGCTGACAGCTACACGGCTCGGATACTCCTACCGTGTAAGGTTTGTGATAACTGCGGTGCTTACAGTAGGCTTTATGGCTTTTTTCGGCTTTACGGCTTCGGTACTGAGAAGCGGAATAATGATTATCACGGCAAACACAGGCGCTCTGTTTTACCGCAGGAGCGATTGTCTTAATTCTGTCGGACTTGCCGTACTGCTGATAACGCTTTTCGACCCTCTCTCCTGCCTTGACGCAGGTCTGATACTCTCTGCGGTAACTACCGTGGGAGCAGGTGCTGTCGGCGTTTCGGCTTCCGCATGGCTGAAAGACAAGCTCCCGTTTTTAAACGGCAGACTTTGCGATACGTTATGCGTGTCATTGTGTGCCGCACTTGCGGGAATACCGCTTTCGGCTATATACTTCGGTACGTTTTCGCTTGCTGGCATAATCGTATCGGTGATAACAGTGCCTCTTTTCACACTGTGCCTGTCGGCAATGCTGATATTTGCACTGACAGGCGGTGCGGTAATACCGCTTGCCGCAATAGCGCACTTCTGCTGTGACATTATGCGGATAGTATTCTCGGCATTTGCCGCTGTACCGTTCCTGCACTTCAGCTGTGAGCCGTTTACGGTGATTATAACGATTGCTGTGATTTCAGCCGTTGCTGCTGTGTGTTATCTTCTGCTTAAAAAGAAATACGCTGTTCCGATACTTATTGTTTCACTGCTGTGCTTTACCGCAGTAAACACTGTACTGCCTCAGATTCCGGACGACAGCATAAGAATACTTATGCACAGTGACGGAGCAAACGGCTCTGTTGTGATACTTTCACGTGATTATTCGGCGGCGGTACTTATCGGAAACGATAAAAAAGAGCTTAGCACAATAAAAAACGTGCTTCTGGGAAACAATAAGACCAATGCCGACACGCTCATTTTCTGCAATAATCAGAATCCCGGAAATGAACTTGTCAAAGCCGCACACGCTATTTCCGAAAACGTATCCGAGTGTGACGGCGGCAATGATATAAACGGCGGACTTTTTTCGGTCAGATGCCGTAACGATGCCCTGCTCCTGTCGGCATACAACACAAAAATCAACATCTCCTCCGCAGGAAAGGCACAGACGGATATGATAAATATCCTATGGGATAAAAGCAGATATATCTCTGCCGGTACACCCTGCTTTCTGATAAACAGGTATCAGAAAGCGTCAAACGGAATATCTCTTTATTTTACCGAGTGCGAATTGTGCATAAACGAGGACGGGATAACCGCCCGATGCAATTACAGATAG
- the holA gene encoding DNA polymerase III subunit delta — protein sequence MKLDEDKLSTAIKSREISRVNYLYGEERFLVKTYTDRLLDATVGKDRNDINLIKLAGTFPVDTLTDSIDSMPLFADSKAVLISDLDLEKFDDNGIETILNSLKDVPDECTVIISMTGNTEQLKKAKNKKLITALTKQKNAAVCEFAHLTTARVTELIMKKAAKRGCVISRADAQHIAELTLCDLSLASAETDKLCSYAGTGEITAEMIDKLTIKQLDTSIYSLATELLKGNRRQALLILDDLLTQKIEPVVILAALSSNYIDFYRAKTAQGAGKSSQQTADDFGYAKNRTFVVTKAMNLVSRLDTEHIRNCLDILFNADLALKTSAINYRTVLEETIVKLSPEKIRRSYY from the coding sequence ATGAAGCTGGACGAGGATAAGCTGTCAACAGCCATCAAAAGTCGTGAAATCAGCCGTGTAAACTATCTTTACGGCGAAGAACGCTTTCTTGTAAAGACTTATACCGACCGCCTGCTTGACGCAACCGTCGGCAAGGACAGGAATGATATAAATCTCATAAAGCTCGCAGGAACATTCCCTGTTGACACGCTCACGGACAGTATAGACAGTATGCCCCTCTTTGCAGACAGCAAGGCTGTTCTGATAAGCGACCTCGACCTTGAAAAGTTCGATGATAACGGTATCGAAACGATACTGAACTCCCTGAAGGATGTTCCCGATGAATGCACGGTAATAATCAGTATGACGGGAAACACGGAACAGCTTAAAAAAGCAAAGAACAAAAAACTCATAACCGCCCTCACAAAGCAGAAGAATGCCGCAGTCTGCGAATTTGCCCATCTTACGACGGCAAGAGTGACGGAGCTTATTATGAAAAAAGCGGCGAAACGTGGCTGTGTAATATCACGGGCTGACGCTCAGCATATAGCGGAGCTTACACTATGCGATCTTTCCCTTGCTTCTGCCGAAACCGATAAACTGTGCAGTTATGCCGGCACAGGCGAAATAACAGCAGAAATGATAGACAAGCTGACAATAAAACAGCTTGACACAAGCATATATTCGCTTGCGACAGAGCTTCTGAAGGGTAATCGCAGACAGGCGCTCCTGATACTTGACGACCTGCTGACGCAAAAAATCGAGCCTGTTGTTATACTGGCGGCTCTTTCTTCGAATTATATCGACTTCTACCGTGCAAAAACCGCACAGGGAGCAGGAAAATCCTCACAACAGACAGCCGATGATTTCGGATATGCAAAAAACCGTACCTTCGTTGTGACAAAAGCGATGAATCTCGTATCACGACTCGATACGGAGCATATAAGAAACTGCCTTGATATTCTGTTCAACGCCGACCTTGCCCTCAAGACGTCAGCGATAAACTACAGAACTGTGCTTGAGGAAACGATAGTAAAACTCTCCCCCGAAAAAATCAGGAGGTCGTACTATTGA
- a CDS encoding DUF4093 domain-containing protein: MIKLRRAVIVEGKYDKIKLSSLLDTVIITTDGFGIYKDKEKTELIRTLASTCGIVILTDSDSAGLKIRNHIKGCCKNGDIINVFVPQIKGKEKRKTVPSSEGYLGVEGLDTEILESALKKAGVATEGDTAYKKHDFLTKSDMMDDGMIGSANSSQLRRDVLLALGLPPILSANTMLEVINRLYTKEEYENAVHTAFENKK; the protein is encoded by the coding sequence TTGATAAAGCTCAGACGTGCCGTAATAGTCGAAGGCAAATATGATAAAATAAAGCTCTCCTCCCTGCTCGATACCGTTATAATAACCACAGACGGTTTCGGAATATATAAGGATAAAGAAAAAACCGAGCTGATAAGAACTCTTGCATCTACCTGCGGAATAGTGATACTTACCGACAGCGACAGCGCAGGACTTAAAATCAGAAATCATATAAAAGGCTGCTGTAAAAACGGCGATATAATAAACGTATTCGTGCCTCAGATAAAAGGCAAGGAAAAACGCAAAACCGTTCCCTCGTCCGAAGGCTATCTCGGGGTTGAGGGACTTGACACAGAGATACTGGAGTCTGCTCTGAAAAAAGCCGGTGTTGCGACCGAAGGCGATACAGCTTATAAAAAGCACGACTTTCTGACCAAATCCGATATGATGGATGACGGAATGATAGGCTCTGCCAACAGCTCACAGCTAAGACGTGACGTATTGCTGGCACTCGGCTTACCGCCGATACTCAGCGCAAATACTATGCTTGAAGTGATAAACAGGCTTTATACAAAAGAAGAATATGAAAACGCAGTACACACTGCGTTTGAAAATAAAAAATGA
- a CDS encoding MBOAT family protein: MVFSTSIFIYLFLPITLLIYYIAPKKSKNFIILLSGLVFYSWGEPIYVVVMLISTMIDYFAGLAMNHFEGKKLPRKLCLIVSVVMNLGLLGVFKYSGFIAENINAIAGSQIIDINNMNFFGIDFLPMNMLPIGISFFTFQSMSYTIDLYMGNVKVQKNPISFAAFVTLFPQIVAGPIVRYDDVAKELDDRTITLDLIYDGIIRFIIGLSKKVLIANSIGALWTAVKSTDISQVSVVSSWLGILAFTFQIYFDFSGYSDMAIGLGKMMGFHFPENFNYPYLSKSISEFWRRWHITLGSWFKSYVYFPLGGNRKGMPRTIMNLAITWFLTGVWHGASWNFILWGSLYGVVIILEKLFLGKWLQKIPAVFCHIYTMLLVILGWVLFDTADLPTAFAYAANMFGAGGTPFIDSTAMYQISTYGITFIICIIGCTDLPKLAVEYLKKKLPLLINYGGIAGLMGMFVMCAAYLVDQTYNPFLYFNF; encoded by the coding sequence ATGGTCTTTTCAACATCGATATTCATATATCTGTTCCTGCCGATAACCCTGCTGATATATTACATTGCTCCTAAAAAAAGCAAGAACTTCATCATCCTGCTCAGCGGTCTTGTTTTCTATTCGTGGGGCGAGCCTATATACGTTGTGGTAATGCTCATCTCAACAATGATAGACTATTTTGCGGGTCTTGCAATGAACCACTTTGAAGGAAAAAAGCTCCCCCGCAAGCTATGCCTTATTGTGTCGGTTGTTATGAATCTCGGACTACTCGGCGTGTTCAAATACAGCGGATTCATCGCTGAAAACATCAACGCAATAGCAGGAAGTCAGATAATCGACATAAATAATATGAACTTCTTCGGCATTGATTTTCTGCCTATGAATATGCTGCCTATCGGTATCAGCTTCTTCACGTTCCAGTCAATGTCCTATACGATAGACTTATATATGGGCAACGTAAAGGTTCAGAAAAATCCTATAAGCTTTGCGGCTTTCGTGACCCTGTTCCCGCAGATTGTCGCAGGTCCTATCGTAAGATATGACGATGTGGCAAAAGAGCTTGACGACAGAACGATAACTCTCGACCTTATCTATGACGGCATTATAAGATTCATAATCGGACTTTCCAAAAAAGTGCTTATCGCCAACAGCATAGGCGCACTGTGGACAGCGGTAAAATCAACCGACATTTCACAGGTATCTGTAGTAAGCTCGTGGCTCGGAATACTCGCATTCACCTTCCAGATCTACTTTGACTTCTCGGGATACTCCGATATGGCTATAGGTCTTGGCAAAATGATGGGATTCCACTTCCCCGAAAACTTCAATTACCCCTACCTTTCAAAGAGCATTTCTGAATTCTGGCGCAGATGGCATATCACGCTCGGTTCGTGGTTTAAATCATACGTCTACTTCCCTCTCGGCGGCAACCGCAAAGGTATGCCGAGAACTATAATGAACCTTGCTATAACGTGGTTCCTTACGGGCGTATGGCACGGCGCAAGCTGGAACTTCATACTCTGGGGTTCGCTGTACGGCGTTGTCATCATACTTGAAAAGCTCTTTCTCGGCAAATGGCTTCAGAAGATTCCGGCAGTATTCTGCCACATCTATACAATGCTGCTTGTAATACTCGGCTGGGTGCTGTTTGACACAGCGGATTTGCCCACAGCCTTCGCCTATGCAGCCAATATGTTCGGCGCAGGCGGCACACCGTTTATAGACAGCACAGCAATGTATCAGATATCCACCTACGGAATAACATTCATTATATGCATAATCGGCTGTACAGACCTTCCCAAGCTCGCAGTGGAATATCTGAAGAAAAAACTGCCTCTGCTTATCAATTACGGCGGAATTGCCGGTCTTATGGGAATGTTCGTTATGTGCGCCGCATACCTTGTAGATCAGACCTACAACCCGTTCCTGTACTTCAATTTCTGA
- a CDS encoding DHHW family protein has protein sequence MKKEKIYKFLLIGLFALISIAVPVATIISSAQLPENAFSENENRYLEKMPKFNFDTVTDKTFMTKFENYFSDRIVMREQWISLMNDFDRLLGKKEIKGIFTEDGRMMQSWRESDYDKESVLKNLAAMESFAQKYPKIKMYFMLAPNAQEIYSDTLPANCGAADQKLFIKDCYDSVPTIKGIDIYSALSSAKNDYIYYRTDHHWTSYGAYIGYTEAGKAMKFSAYTADKFSVEHASDTFRGTLYSKTLDNSITPDTIDIYALADNEPKVSVTVYKSGAQPDGTYDSMYFREFLDVKDKYSTFLGQNVPRIDINSVLPENADNGSLLVIKDSYAHSLIPFLAKNYSHITVLDLRYINGDIKTLGVNIGDYKNVLFMYNVITFSQDTNVKKLNFIFK, from the coding sequence ATGAAAAAAGAAAAAATCTATAAGTTCCTGCTTATCGGGCTGTTTGCTCTTATCTCGATAGCAGTACCCGTTGCAACCATAATATCAAGCGCACAGCTTCCCGAAAATGCGTTCAGCGAAAATGAAAACCGCTACCTTGAAAAAATGCCGAAGTTCAATTTCGATACCGTAACCGACAAAACGTTTATGACTAAGTTTGAAAACTACTTTTCGGACAGAATAGTAATGCGTGAACAGTGGATAAGCCTTATGAACGATTTCGACAGATTGCTCGGCAAAAAGGAGATAAAGGGAATATTCACCGAGGACGGCAGAATGATGCAGTCGTGGAGAGAAAGCGATTACGATAAGGAAAGCGTATTGAAAAACCTTGCCGCTATGGAAAGCTTCGCTCAGAAATACCCCAAGATCAAGATGTACTTTATGCTTGCACCTAACGCACAGGAGATATACAGCGATACCCTTCCGGCAAACTGCGGTGCGGCAGATCAGAAGCTGTTCATAAAGGACTGCTACGACAGCGTTCCCACAATCAAGGGAATTGACATATATTCAGCTCTCAGCAGTGCCAAAAACGATTATATTTATTACCGCACCGACCACCACTGGACAAGCTACGGCGCATATATAGGCTACACAGAGGCAGGAAAAGCAATGAAATTTTCCGCATATACCGCCGATAAGTTCAGCGTAGAACACGCTTCTGACACTTTCAGAGGCACGCTCTATTCAAAGACGCTCGACAACAGCATAACCCCCGATACTATAGACATTTACGCTCTGGCGGATAATGAACCTAAGGTCAGCGTAACCGTATATAAAAGCGGAGCACAGCCCGACGGAACGTATGACAGTATGTATTTCCGTGAGTTCCTTGATGTAAAGGATAAATATTCCACCTTCCTCGGTCAGAACGTACCCAGAATAGACATAAATTCCGTTCTCCCCGAAAATGCCGACAACGGCAGTCTGCTTGTGATAAAGGACAGCTACGCACATTCGCTGATACCGTTCCTTGCAAAGAATTACAGCCATATAACCGTACTTGACCTTCGCTATATAAATGGCGACATAAAAACGCTCGGTGTCAATATCGGTGATTACAAGAACGTTCTGTTTATGTATAACGTAATAACCTTCTCGCAGGATACGAACGTAAAGAAATTAAACTTCATATTCAAATAA